The nucleotide sequence GTGGAGCGGATCCGTGACGAGCTGGGCGTCGAGATCGCCGTACGGGACGTGTTCGCCGCTCCCACCGCCGCCGATCTCACGGCGCGGCTCGCCGCACACGGGGACCGGGAACCGACGGGACGGCTGCTGTCGCTGCGGGCGTCCGGCTCGGCGCGCCCGGTGTTCGCCGTCCACCCCGGCTCCGGCATGAGCTGGTGCTACGCGGCCCTGGTGCGCCATCTGCCGCCGGACACACCGCTGTACGGCCTCCAGGCGGCCGGTCTTGACGGCGACGGCCAACTCCCCGCGTCGCTGGACGAGATGGCGGCCGAGTACGTCGACCTCGTGCGGGAGAGGCAGCCCGAGGGACCGTACCGGCTGCTCGGCTGGTCGCTGGGCGGCAATGTGGCCTTCGCCATGGCCGACGAGCTGCGCGGGCGCGGGGAGCGGGTGGAGCTGCTCGCTCTCCTGGACGCCTATCCGCGCGGCTCGGCCGCGGGCGAGGAGCCCGCGCTCGCCGAGGTCTTCGCCCACAACCTGCGCGACGCCGGGTTCGACGTCACCGAGGCCGAACTGGCCGGCGCCGCGTTTCCCACCGCCCGCTACCGGGCTTTCCTCCAGGCGGCCGGTGATCCGCTGGGCAGGCTCGGTGAGGACGAACTGGGCGCGGTGCTGGCCGTGTTCATGAACAACGCGCGACTGATGCGCGACCACAAGCCGCCGCGGTACGACGGCGACGTACTCGTGCTGACGGCCGACCGGGTCTCCCGCGAGAAGCAGGCGCGCCGCGACCACGAGTCCTGGCGCCCGTATGTGTCGGGCCGTATCGAGCGGGTCGGTGTGGACGCCGACCATCTCGGGCTCCTGGAGTCCGACACCGCGCTCGCGCACATCGCGCGGGCCCTGACCGAACGGCTGCGCTGACGCGCCGCCTCCCCTCCCCCGTATCCCTCCTCACTCAGCCCCCACTCAACAGCCCCCACTCAGCAGCCGACCGAAGGAGTCACCGCCATGTCCCTCTCGTGCGAGGTCGTCTGAGCCCATGCCCCTCATCACCGTCAACGGCGTCCGACTCAACTACTACGACAACGCCCCTGCTCGACAAGGCCGTTCGGCTCCGCCTGTGCTGCTCGTGATGGGCTCGGGCGGCAGCGGCCGGGCCTGGCACCTGCACCAGGTGCCGGCGCTCGTCGCCGCGGGGTTCCGTGTGGTCAGCTTCGACAACCGCGGCATCGCCCCGAGCGACGAGTGCCCCGAGGGCTTCGGCATCGACGACCTGGTCGCCGACACCGCGGCACTGATCGGGGAACTGGGCCTGGGGCCCTGCCCGGTCGTGGGTGTCTCGATGGGCGCGCACATCGCTCAGGAACTCGCCCTGACCCGGCCCGAGCTCGTCGGCCGGCTCGTCCTGATGGCCACCCGTGCCCGCTCCGACGTCCTGCGCACGGCCCTCTCCCGGGCGGAGATCGACCTGTACGACCAGGGTGTGACACTGCCCGCCGCGTACGAGGCGGTGATCCAGGCCATGCAGAACCTGTCACCGCGCACCCTCGACGACGACGTGCTCGCCCGGGACTGGCTGGACGTGCTGGAGCTGACCCGCGTCTCGGGGCCGGGCCACCGGGCACAGCTCGGCGTCAGTGCGATGCCGGACCGGCGTCCGGCCTACCGGGGCATCCGGGCCCCGAGCCGGGTCATCGCCTTCCAGGACGACCTCATCGCGCCGCCCCGGCTGGGCCGTGAGGTGGCCGAGGCGATTCCCGGTGCGGACTTCGAGGTCGTGCCGGACTGCGGCCACTACGGCTATCTGGAAGCGCCGGACGCGGTGAACAAGAGCATCGTCGAATTTCTGCGGGGGTGATCAGAGCTGTGCCGATTCTGCATATGACCGGTCAACTGACCAATGATGAAAGTGAGTTGCTGGCCCTGGTGTTGGACTCGTGTCCGGGGCTGGCACCGGCGGAGGTCATGTACCGCAGCCGCACCTCACTGGTG is from Streptomyces sp. NBC_00370 and encodes:
- a CDS encoding alpha/beta fold hydrolase → MPLITVNGVRLNYYDNAPARQGRSAPPVLLVMGSGGSGRAWHLHQVPALVAAGFRVVSFDNRGIAPSDECPEGFGIDDLVADTAALIGELGLGPCPVVGVSMGAHIAQELALTRPELVGRLVLMATRARSDVLRTALSRAEIDLYDQGVTLPAAYEAVIQAMQNLSPRTLDDDVLARDWLDVLELTRVSGPGHRAQLGVSAMPDRRPAYRGIRAPSRVIAFQDDLIAPPRLGREVAEAIPGADFEVVPDCGHYGYLEAPDAVNKSIVEFLRG